The Leucothrix mucor DSM 2157 DNA window TGAAGTCTTTCAACTCGAAAGTGCCCGCGTCAATCATGTCCTGAATCAGGCGGTTACCATCGTTGCCTGGCTCGATACCGTAAATTTTGTCATCCAGTGCATCAGCGTGCTTTGCAATGTCTGCGAAGTTTTTGATGCCTAGCTCTGCGCCGTATTTGTTAGTGGCTAGTGTGTACTTAGCGCCTTCCAGATTTTTAACCAGTGTATCAACCGACTCATCTTCACGGTACGGCTTAATATCCGCTTCCATAGTGGGCATCCAGTTACCTAAAAACACATCAATGTCTTTATTCTTCATGCTCACATAAGTAACCGGTACAGACAGTACTTTGGTTTCTGGCTCATAGCCGATTGCATTTAAGAGAACGGAAGCGGTAGCGGTGGTTGCGGTAATATCGGTCCAGCCAACATCAGAAAAGCGAACACTTTTGCAGGACTCATTGTCGGCGGCGAATGCACCGGTGCCGGATAAGAGAAGAGCTAAACTGGCAATAGCGGTCGTTTTTTGTAATCTGAGCATACTTGTTTCCTCGTATAAAAAACTGGATCTGCGTTAACAGGTTGCGTAGATGATTAATTTTTTTGAAAAACTTTGCAACATGGCGTTCAGTTTATTTTATTTTATATGATCATTCAATTAAAATAAAAATGACACCATTTAACAGGACAGGCACCAATGCCAAAAGTCGGGATGCAGCCCATCAGGCGCAAACAGCTAATCAATGCCACGATTCAGTGTATCTATCGGGAGGGTCTATTAGGCACGACGGTGAAGAAAGTGAGTCAGGAAGCCGGCGTTTCCAGTGGTATTATTAATCACTATTTCGGCGGCAAAGACCACATGCTAGAGGCGACGATGCGGGAAGTGCTGCTTCGCCATCAGCAGGCTGGCATCCTTCGTTTGCGGGATTGCCAAACGCATGAAGACAGAATTCGCACGATTATAGAGATTAACTTTTCGCCGCTACAAACCGACCCTGCAACCGTTTGTACTTGGTTGGCGTTCTGGGCGCAGGCGATGCACGTCCCTGCTTTGGCGCGTTTACAAAAGTTAAACACCAAGCGCTTATACAGTAATTTATTGTATTCCTTGAAACACTTGTTATGCCCTGAGCAGGCGGTATTTATGGCCGAAGGATTGGCGGCTCTAATCGATGGATTATGGCTACGAGGCGCGTTTGCAGAGGATGGAATTGATTCAGAGCATGCTTTTAAGGTGGTGTGGTCGTTTTACCAAAGTCAGCTGATGGCCAGCCGAGCGCTAGAGTCTTAACAGGTCACTAAGTGAGTTTGAATAACAGGCTCTCTTAGTGTTATTAGTGCTAGAGAGTTTAAACCTCTGACTGATAAATCTGAGGTCGTCCCAGCAAAGAATGAATGGACATAGGCTTGTCTAGCAGCCAACCTTGTAAACGCTCAGCGCCGAGGTCTTTAAACAGTTCAGCTTGTTGCCAATGCTCAACCCCTTCAACCACAATGCGCATATCTAGCCGTTGTGCCAAGCCAATAATACTTTCCACAATCGCCGCTGTTTTAGGCTCTGCGTAGCAGTCGGTATAAGACTTATCAATTTTCAGCTCATTAGCAGGCAGCTTTTGCAAATACGCCAGCGAAGCAAAGCCCGATCCAAAGTCATCAATCGAAATATCAAAGCCACGCTCTTGCAGCTTTTTGATGTTTTTAAGCGCTTTAGAGTAGTCGTTAATCATCATAGATTCGGTGATTTCAAGCGTGATGAAAGGCACTAGTTCAGGTGCCTGCGCTACCTTGCTATCCATGTATTCAATTAGCGAGTTGTCATTTAAATCTCTGGATGACAGGTTGATCGATACTTCAATACCCGGATGCTTTTCCTGCAATGCAGGCAGGTCTTTAAAGACCTGACCAATTACCCAATGCGACAAGCTACAAATGCGGGTCGAACGCTCTAATAAGGGAATAAAGATATCCGGACCAATTAAGCCATATTCATGATGCTGCCAACGAGTCAGTACTTCAGCGCCAGAGAGCTTATTGTTCACCGCATTGTATTGTGGCTGCCATAATAGGAAGAACTCATCATCTTCCAGTGACTTTTGAAAGTCGTTTAACAGCGTAATGCGTTGGCGTTCATCAAAGCCGATTTGTGGGTTGTAGTACTTGAACGTCTTGTTATTTTTGATGCTGTAAGACAATGCCTGATTGGTTCTAAGCATCACCGTTTGATAGTCAGTGCTAACAGGGCAGAACTCATGAGCACCGGTCATTACTTCCAGGTCAATGCTGTTTTGATTGATGTGGCGAATACTTTCAGTGGCTTGGTTAAGTTGTGCGACTAACCCACGACGGCTGTCATAATCCAGCGCCTGACACAGTAGGCAAAAGGTATTCTTATCGATGTGAAATAAGGGGACGCTGTATTCGTTATTATTGTCAGCACTCACCAGATTTGGATTGCCTGCCAGTACTTGACGCATCTCGGTAGCAATGTCTTCAATAAAGCGGGCGTATAGCGTCGGACCAAAGGTGATTTCCAGCTTATCCAGTCCGGATACCCAAATCTTTATCAGTGTTTGATGCTCAGTGTCTTTGTTATTTAAAAAGTGTCTTTCCAGCGCCCGTTCATTCGGTAAATGGCTGACGTGATGGGAGAACTTCTCACGCTGGTACTCGGTGTTGCTTTTGCGAATATTGAGAAATAGGATGCCTGAAATCAGCATGACTTCCAGAATGACCGAGAAAAAGAGTACAAAGTCAGCAAACCAGTTAAGTGGGATAAGCCCTAATCTGGCGATTAGATGCAGTACCACAGCTGGCACAAACACAACTAACACAACCCGTAAAATCATTAGCTTGGGGTCGTTGTTAGACAGCTTTTTCGCATGGCGCATGGTTGGATGAAATAACCGAACCAGCCCGATTACCACGCCCATACAAATCTGGATAGAAATCAGGCGTATCAGGTATTCATAAGGAATAAACAAAACGCCCGCCAGTAGCAGATAACCACTCCAGTACATCAAAGCATGTAAGCGCCTGACGGTTGCGGTATGCGCATCCACATTGTTCATTATTCTGATAAAGGACAACAGAGATAAGTAGGCAGTTAGCAGGGAGGTGGCAGTTATTTTTTGCAAGATCTCAACATTATAGAGATCGAGCCATAAGCTTAAGTAGCCATAATCATTGATTAGATACACTAAAACGGAGAGCAGATAGCCTATGTGCAGTGCAAACGCTTTATGTCGTGTTGATAGATAAATAACGAAGTTATAAAAAGAAATCAAAACGATCAATAACACATACGACAACACCCACTGATTTTTCTGGGTGGCGTTATGTTCTACATTAATCGGGTTGTCGATTGTAAAGCTGCCCACAATCGGGTTTTTACTGTTGATGCGCAGCCACAGTAAATATTTGGTGTTTGGCTTCAGCGATAGTGTGACATGGCTAAGGTTTGCTTCGGCCTCGATGTGATAATCCGTTGGCATTGTGCCTTTGCCGAGCGCAAATGTTTGCCGGTGTCCGCCTTCATCCTGCACATACAGAGTAATGCGATCCATGGATTTATGCAGAACGAGCGCAACGTCGGATGCGTCACTACCGACGGTTTGCAGCCGGGTACGAACCCACAGTGGTGAGTTCACAAAGCCTAATTGAAATTGTTCACGGTTAAAGCGTCCCCAATTTTTTTCAGAGAGGCTCATAACCGTATCGATACCCGCAGTGTCGCTACTATCGTAATAAAACACGCTGTCGTCGAGCAAACTGGTACTAACAATGTTATCCAGATTGACCGTTTGCCATACATTTTTCGCGCTCACTGGGAGCGTGCTAAATAGCATCAGCAATGTAATGATAAGGAGACGATACATGAGGTGTTTAGTTACCGAAAGAGACAGGCGTGATCACACAAAGAACACAAATATATCGTATCAGAGCTGACGCCTGTATGAACGTATTGTTAATGCATACGTTTTGGATTCACTTTTTTCGGTAAAGTTCGGCCTATTTCATGATCATAGCTTGATACTCTAGTTCTGTAACAACCTGAGTACCGAGTGCTTGGGCTTTTTCAATTTTTTTAGCGCCAACTTTGTCGCCAATCACCAGAATTTCCGTTTTCTTATTCACACTGCTTTGAACATTAGCACCGAGCTTACGGGCTTTTTCCTGCATTTCTTCGCGAGGCATGCTCATGGAGCCGGTAAATACGATGTGTTTGCCAGTGATTGGGCTGTCCACCGTTGCAACAGGTTCATCTGAGAGCAGATTGAAGTTTAAAGCGATCATTGCCTCGATCACTGGCCAACGTAGTGCCAGAGAGCGCGGTATGGCCTCTGCGGTAATATCACCAAAGCCTGAAATCTCTAATAAGTCATCACCACTTAGGGTGTTTAAGGTTTCAAGCTTGTGCGCCCGTAACAGTTTGCGTGAATCGCCGCGCCCAAGGTGATTGATACCGAATGCTGCTAAAAAACGCCAATCCTCAACCGCTTCAGTGCGAGAGCGGCTTAGTTGTTCAACCAAATTACTCGCTTGTTTT harbors:
- the betI gene encoding transcriptional regulator BetI; its protein translation is MPKVGMQPIRRKQLINATIQCIYREGLLGTTVKKVSQEAGVSSGIINHYFGGKDHMLEATMREVLLRHQQAGILRLRDCQTHEDRIRTIIEINFSPLQTDPATVCTWLAFWAQAMHVPALARLQKLNTKRLYSNLLYSLKHLLCPEQAVFMAEGLAALIDGLWLRGAFAEDGIDSEHAFKVVWSFYQSQLMASRALES
- a CDS encoding EAL domain-containing protein, with the protein product MSAKNVWQTVNLDNIVSTSLLDDSVFYYDSSDTAGIDTVMSLSEKNWGRFNREQFQLGFVNSPLWVRTRLQTVGSDASDVALVLHKSMDRITLYVQDEGGHRQTFALGKGTMPTDYHIEAEANLSHVTLSLKPNTKYLLWLRINSKNPIVGSFTIDNPINVEHNATQKNQWVLSYVLLIVLISFYNFVIYLSTRHKAFALHIGYLLSVLVYLINDYGYLSLWLDLYNVEILQKITATSLLTAYLSLLSFIRIMNNVDAHTATVRRLHALMYWSGYLLLAGVLFIPYEYLIRLISIQICMGVVIGLVRLFHPTMRHAKKLSNNDPKLMILRVVLVVFVPAVVLHLIARLGLIPLNWFADFVLFFSVILEVMLISGILFLNIRKSNTEYQREKFSHHVSHLPNERALERHFLNNKDTEHQTLIKIWVSGLDKLEITFGPTLYARFIEDIATEMRQVLAGNPNLVSADNNNEYSVPLFHIDKNTFCLLCQALDYDSRRGLVAQLNQATESIRHINQNSIDLEVMTGAHEFCPVSTDYQTVMLRTNQALSYSIKNNKTFKYYNPQIGFDERQRITLLNDFQKSLEDDEFFLLWQPQYNAVNNKLSGAEVLTRWQHHEYGLIGPDIFIPLLERSTRICSLSHWVIGQVFKDLPALQEKHPGIEVSINLSSRDLNDNSLIEYMDSKVAQAPELVPFITLEITESMMINDYSKALKNIKKLQERGFDISIDDFGSGFASLAYLQKLPANELKIDKSYTDCYAEPKTAAIVESIIGLAQRLDMRIVVEGVEHWQQAELFKDLGAERLQGWLLDKPMSIHSLLGRPQIYQSEV
- a CDS encoding choline ABC transporter substrate-binding protein; its protein translation is MLRLQKTTAIASLALLLSGTGAFAADNESCKSVRFSDVGWTDITATTATASVLLNAIGYEPETKVLSVPVTYVSMKNKDIDVFLGNWMPTMEADIKPYREDESVDTLVKNLEGAKYTLATNKYGAELGIKNFADIAKHADALDDKIYGIEPGNDGNRLIQDMIDAGTFELKDFNVVESSEQGMLAQVARATRKKDPVIFLGWEPHPMNANFELTYLEGGDDIFGPNLGGAEIYTNVRGGYADECPNVGKFLSNLTFTLAMENEIMGGIINDGEEAEKVAEAWIKKNPEMLDAWFKDVTTFSGEPALAAAKASFDL